The Acidimicrobiales bacterium genomic interval ATGTCGACGCCCTGGGCGACAAGTGCCGTGGCAGCCATCGAGCGCAGGTCGTGGAACTTCAACCCGACCAACCCCGCCTTCTTGGTCGCCCTGGCCCACATGCGCCGGCGCCAGTTCGTGTAATCGAGCGGTCCGCCGTCTCGGTCCACGAACACCAGGGACTCGCTGTCCGCCGCGGTCAACCCACGACGGGCGATCACCGCCGCGAGATCCTCGGCGAGCCATGTCGGTACTGCCAGTGACCGGCGCCCGGCTGTCGACTTCGGAGGCCCGAGCCGCCCGTCGCGACGCAGTTGGGCTGTCACCTTCACAACACCGGCCGGGAGGACAACGGTACCGACCGTCAGGCCAGCCACCTCAGCCCACCTGAGCCCGCCGACAGCCCCGAGCCACATGAACGCCGCCTGGTCGGGCCCCAACGTCTCTGCGAGCCGCTGAAGCTGCTCTACGGCCAGGACGGGACGGTCGACCAGTTCGACCTTCGGCAGACGGATCGCCCGGCAAGGGGTCCGGGTGATGATGTCAGACGCCTCAGCCCAGGAGAACGCCGCGCGGATGGCCGAATACTGGCGTCCGACCGTCGAGGCCGCCTTGGTCTCTGCCCACGTGTCGACTAGAGCCTGAATGTCCTCGCGGCCGATCGTCGCCACGGCTCGCGCCGTCAAGGCATCGGGTAGGTGGTTCTCGATGATCGAGCGATCCCGCTCGAGGCTCGATGACCGCTTCGACGGGTTCGACGCCAACCACCGCTCGAGCATCGCGGCCAGGGTGACCTTTCCGGCACGCGGATCGACCCACCCGCCGCGGCGAATGTCGGTCTCGATGCTCGCGAGCCACGCCGTAGCGTCAGCCTTGGCACCGAAGGTCATCGAGCCGGTATGGCGCTCGCCCTTGTGAAAGTAGGTCGCCTGCCAACGGCCGCTCGGGAGTTTCCTGACAGATCCGAAGTCTCTGCGCCCCATTTCAGTCCTCCTCTGTTATGAAGCCGCGCTTGCGGGCCTCAGCGATCCAGCGGGTCGCGTTCCGGTGTGACGTGAAAAGCTGCTCGTGTACCGCCCTGGTCGGGGCGCCGTAGCGGTTCGCCATGTAGATCGCCGCTGTCTGGCGCAGCAGGGAGTCCGTGATCGGCCGGCGCCGGTAAGGTCCGACCGCGCCGTCCTTGGCGGCTTGCTCCTCCTCGAAGGTCAAGGTCCGTTCCGATGGTCCCGGCGGATGGTCGCTGAGGTGACGGAGACGCATGGCCGCCGCCATGCCGGCGTGGGCGATGATCCGCTCGAAGATCTGCTGCCAGCGTGCCTGCCGCAACCGTGGGGCAAGGATGGCGCCGGCCTCGTCGTCGGGAATCACTGTCAACCGCAGAACGCGGGGAAGTTCGTCGCGGACCCCGACGATTACTTCTAGATGTAGCCCGTCCTCGCCGTAGAGCGCCGTGGCTCGTTTCGGGAAGTGACCACCCGGGAGTGCGACGATCTCGCCGACATCGGGGAGATCGATGAAGTAACGATCGCTCGTATCTGGAGGCATGCCGACAGTATAGACACAGACGAGCGACAATGGCGAACCATTAGCGTCCGCAAGTGTCCAGGACTGGCTAGGGTAAGGATATGGCTTCCTCGACTGCACTCCCCAACGCGACCGGCCGGCGCTACAAGTCCTTCGCCCAAGCGGTCGCGGACAACGACTGGCTGACTGACCGGTGGTTGCGCCGCGCCGTGCAAGAGCGCCGGATTCCCTTCTTCAAGGTCGACGGCAAGCTCGTTTTCGACCAGAGCGAACTCGACGGGTACGTCGAGGCCCACCGCGTGGATGCCCGGCGATGATCGGCCCCCACAACCTGCCCACGAGTGCCGCCGGCCGGCGAAGAGAAGAACCTTGCCCCACACCACGGCGACCCGAGCCACCGGGGAGTGAAAAGGCTGCCCGCGAAAGGCGGGACCTGAGCCCGGAGGAAGAGGTCGTCGCCGAAGCTGAGCTTGCTCTCCTGAGCTATGAGGACCTGGTCCTCAACCTGGTCAACGCGTGGCGGCAAGACCGAATCGACCACCAGAAGTTCCTCGCTGCGATGCGCGCGGTCCTCGACGAGATGGATGGCATATGACCCCGGACAGAGAACAACCCCGGGCGAGAACCGGGGTCGTTCACAGATCAGCGGGTCGGCGGATCGAGGACCAATCTACCACGACCGAACGACTGTTCGGCCGCATTGAGTGGGCCGCGCGGTGGCGTCAAGCGCACCCTTCCGGCCCGCACGCTCCTTTGATCGTCGCCGAGCACGTGTGGCATCGGGCACTCGCTGAGGCGAGCATCTGATGGCGCCGCCGCCGCATGACCTCGAAGCCGAGCGGGCCGTGCTCGGCGCGATGATGCTGTCGCGCGACGCCGTGGCGTCCGCGATGGCGCTGTGCGAGCGGGGCGACTTCTACAAACCGGACCACGGAAACATCTTCGAGACGATCACCCGTCTGCATGGTCGGGGTGATCCGGTGGAGGCGAGGATCGTCTCACACGAACTTGTGCGGGCTGGCGTCCCGGTCCCGCCGGCCGATCTCAACGAACTGGTAGCGGACGCTCCTCCCACGTCGACCACCGCGAAGTTCGCCGGGATCGTCGCGGGGGTCGCTGCGCGACGCCGAGCCGACGCGATCGGATTCGACCTTCGACAAGCCGCCGCCGATGGCGATATCGACGCAGCGATGCTCGACGCGATAGCGCAACTCGACGGGCTGCGCCGCACCGTCGCGGGTATCACGATTCCGCCGACCTTACGAGAGTTTCTGGCAGAGGATCTCACGCGACGCGGCTACCTGATCCCCGACCTGCTCGAGCCGGGAGACCGGGTGATCTTCACCGGCCCGGAGGGCGGCGGAAAGTCGACCCTGCTCCGGCAGATAGCGGTCCTCTGCGCCGGCGGCATCCACCCGTTCACGTTCGAGGCGATGGACCCGATCAGAACCCTGACGGTCGACGCGGAGAACCCGAAGGCCCTGGGTCAGCGCAAGCTCGCCGAGATCCGCGCGTGCATGGCCGGTGACAGCCCGGCCGACGAGAATCTGCTCGTCGAGTTCACGTCCGATATCGACCTGCTCGACGCCAAGTCCGCCGCACGCTTCGAGGCCCTCGTCGACGCAGCGGAGCCGCAACTGCTGGTGCTAGGACCGTCGTACAAGTTGAGCGGTGGCGATCCGAACGAGGAGGCAACCGCGCGGTCCGTCGTTGCCGTCCTGGACCGGCTACGTGCCCGCCACGGCTGCGCTGTCGTGCTCGAGTCGCACACCCCCCACGGGACCGAGGAACGACCCTACGGGGCAAGCCTGTGGCGTAGGTGGCCGGAGTTCGGACTCTTCCTCGCACCAACCGGTGCGTTGCGTCACTGGCGCGGACAGCGCGACGAACGCGACTGGCCTACAGCGCTACAACGCGGAGGCGAGTTTCCGTGGACACCGACCGAGATCCACCGCGACACAACACCGTGGAACGGGCCGACGCATTGCGCGGACGCCATCCTCGAACTGCTCAACGAGACACCGGGTGCCGAATGTTCGGTCAACACACTCACGGACAGTCTCAAGGCGCGCGGCCAGTCCTATCGCAAGAACACCGTCTCCGTTGCCGCCGAGACACTCGTCAACGCCGGTCGGATTCGAGTCCGGAGCGGACCTCGTAACAGTCGCATGTACCGAGCCGAAGGGACCGATAATGACCAAGTCTTCTGACCGGTTCCCACTGGTTCCCACCGGTTCCGCACCACTGGGCACCACTACTGGTTCCCACCGGTTCCCACCACCCTTACAGGGTGGGACCGGAACCAGTGCCGGGATCCAGTCGCAGACCTGCTCGAAGTGCGGGTCGACCCGAGTCCTCCGCGGCCCGTTCCATGACCGCAACTCCATGCGCTGCGCGAACTGCGGTGAGACATGGCGAGGTGATGCCACGTGACCCGACGCGACAGATTCGGTGAAGTCATCGAAGACGACGACAACACCGAGACCAGAACCGAGACCGCACTTCGCTGGATCGCAGCGATACGCAGACAACTACGAGGCGAACCGATGACCACGACCGCACAACGAGAAGCGAGCGACTGATGGGACGCTCACACTCCCACCGCCCAGCAGGAACAACCCGCCGACCGGACATTCCCCACAGAAAGAGGGCGGCGAAAATGATGGGGGTTCGCTGGCCATCACATTGTCCGTGTTGTGCGTCACGCCGCATCCTCACCTACCAAGCCGATGGCTCATGGTGGTGCTGCGCCTGCTCTGCCGACTCGTTCGACGACCCACCCACGACCGTAGGGGGGGACGGCACCGCGACGGGCACGGCAACCGCTCCTGACTGCCAAATCCGTCGTTTCTCTCTCCCCACGATTTCGAAGTCCCGGGACAGCCGGAAGTGTCCCGCGAGCAGGAGGTTTCCGACGTGAAGCGTGACATGTGGGACAAACTCTGTCGAATCTGTTCAATCCCGGCTCCTGCCGACCGTGGGCGGCTCCGGTGACCGGGGGGTGGGCCTCGCGACGGGCTGGGGCGCCGTCTTTGACCGGTCAACCGTCAGCAAAAAGGTTGTGTACGGGTCTGGGGATTCTCGTACGGGTCTGGAGGGGGTCATCTGGGCCCGACCTCTGGCCTCACCAGCAGGGGCGCCGGCGTGTCAGTTAGCGCATCGCTGATCACCAGGGACGAGGAGGTGCTGCTGCCAGCCTGCCTGGCGTCTCTGAAGCCCTTGGTGGACGAGATCGTCGTCTACGACACCGGCTCGACCGATGCGACCATCTCGATCGCCCGGGCCGCCGGCGCAACCGTCATCGCTGGCTTTTGGAATAACGACTTCGCCCGGGCCCGCAACGCTGCCCTCGACGCCTGCCCTACCGATTGGGTCCTCTCGCTGAGCGCCGACGACACAGTCCACGGACACCCACAAGCCCTCAGGGACGCCGTGGAGCGCACCAGTCAATCGGTGCTCGCCCTGCCCCTCAAGCGGGTCGACGGGCCGCCCATTCCGAGCGCGACCCTGCTCCGAAAGAGCGTGTACAGGTGGTCCGGGGCGGTTCACGAGGTGCCGTGGCCGATCGTTGGGGCACCGATCGAACCGCCCGCGATGGTCTCGCAGGTCTTCGTCCGCAAACATCGCACATCGCGCGACGTCGCCAGCCAAGAACGGAACCTGGCGATCGCGGCCAGCGCGGTTGCCCGCGGCGATGTAAGCCCGTTTCCCGGGTGGCCGCACCTCGCCGCGGCGGTCTCGGCCGCCACCCTCGGCCATGTCGAAGATGCTGAGGGTTGGCTCGAAGCGGCCGGGCGCCTCAGTGATCAGTGGGACGCGCGGGCACGGGTATTCGCCAAGGTCGCATCGGACTTCGCCCGCGCCGAGATAGCGAACCGCAGGTGAGCCACCACCCCCGAACACACGTTCGATTACACTCGAGCCCAGGAGTCCGCCGCCCGGCCCCTGGTTTGTCGAAGCAACTTTCCAACTACCGCCCGCGGCGTCTCGCAAACGCCGGAAGCACGGACCGCACCCCGAAGGTGCGACGACGGGGCGACCGTCACCCCACCTGAGGAGATCAGGACGATGGCATCACCGAAATGGAATCAACTACACGCCCGACAGCAGTCGCTCTTAGGCCGCATAGCAGCCTTTCAGGCATACAAGCGGTCGCATGGCGAGTGTGATGAGAAGGCCCTCCGCCAGCACCAGCAGGAGGCAACGCGTATTAGCAACGAGATGGACGCGGAGTCCCGGGCGTGGGAGAAGGCGCACCCTAACCCCCGCCGGTCCGTCACCCGCAACCGCACCGTTCCCGCGGCTGCATCGGCACCTGCACCGGCACCATCCGCACCGGCACCGGTGCGCAGGATGACCCGCCCGGAGTTTCTCGACCGAGCCTCCGGCATCCTCACCGAGGACACGTCCCGCCTGTCATATGGCACGGCGAGAGATCTCGCGCTGATGGACATTGAGAAGAGGGACCTTTCGCCCGCGGCCGCCGACAGGCTCGACGCGCTCGTCCGCAACAGAGACCAGCTCCTCGACGGCAAGCTCGCCGCCAGGTGGATTCTGATAACCGGCTCGCCCGGTTACTTCCAGGCGTGGCGGTCGCTGATGACCGACGTCGTACCTGCGTTCGGTCCGCCGGCGGTCGCCGCGCTTACCGACTACAGAGATTTTCAGGCCTCGCTCGCCCACCGGTCCCGCCAGGACGCGGCCGCAAGGTTCGCCGCCGGAGAACTTCGAGCGATGAGCGAGACCGACGCGGACGGCGGCTACGCGGTGCCGTACTTCCTCGATCCGACGATAATCCCGACCTCGGGCCTCGCCACCTCACAGATCCTGAGCCTGGCGAAGGTCGTCACGACCACCACTAATGCACGGCGCGGTGTGACGGCGGGTTCGACCGGGTTCACGACCAAAGCGGAAGGTGCTGCGGCCGACGAGGACGACCCGACGTTCGCCGCTCCCGGCGCGGACACCATCCCGATCTGGCTGGGGTCCGACTGGTTGCCGTTCTCGGTTGAGTTCGGCATGGATCAGCCGGATTGGGCGACCCACGCCGCGGCAATGTTCGCCGACTCCTACGCCGAGTTCGTGTCGAACCGGGCGGCGGTCGGTTCCGGCTCGAGCGACCCGACCGGAGTCTTTACGCGCATGGCGGGCACGACCACCTCGCCGGCTCA includes:
- a CDS encoding site-specific integrase encodes the protein MGRRDFGSVRKLPSGRWQATYFHKGERHTGSMTFGAKADATAWLASIETDIRRGGWVDPRAGKVTLAAMLERWLASNPSKRSSSLERDRSIIENHLPDALTARAVATIGREDIQALVDTWAETKAASTVGRQYSAIRAAFSWAEASDIITRTPCRAIRLPKVELVDRPVLAVEQLQRLAETLGPDQAAFMWLGAVGGLRWAEVAGLTVGTVVLPAGVVKVTAQLRRDGRLGPPKSTAGRRSLAVPTWLAEDLAAVIARRGLTAADSESLVFVDRDGGPLDYTNWRRRMWARATKKAGLVGLKFHDLRSMAATALVAQGVDIKTAQTRLGHSSPQVTLGIYARATVEADRLAAEKVGAFFGPSRTDRARPGA
- a CDS encoding AAA family ATPase, with the translated sequence MAPPPHDLEAERAVLGAMMLSRDAVASAMALCERGDFYKPDHGNIFETITRLHGRGDPVEARIVSHELVRAGVPVPPADLNELVADAPPTSTTAKFAGIVAGVAARRRADAIGFDLRQAAADGDIDAAMLDAIAQLDGLRRTVAGITIPPTLREFLAEDLTRRGYLIPDLLEPGDRVIFTGPEGGGKSTLLRQIAVLCAGGIHPFTFEAMDPIRTLTVDAENPKALGQRKLAEIRACMAGDSPADENLLVEFTSDIDLLDAKSAARFEALVDAAEPQLLVLGPSYKLSGGDPNEEATARSVVAVLDRLRARHGCAVVLESHTPHGTEERPYGASLWRRWPEFGLFLAPTGALRHWRGQRDERDWPTALQRGGEFPWTPTEIHRDTTPWNGPTHCADAILELLNETPGAECSVNTLTDSLKARGQSYRKNTVSVAAETLVNAGRIRVRSGPRNSRMYRAEGTDNDQVF
- a CDS encoding glycosyltransferase family 2 protein, whose amino-acid sequence is MSVSASLITRDEEVLLPACLASLKPLVDEIVVYDTGSTDATISIARAAGATVIAGFWNNDFARARNAALDACPTDWVLSLSADDTVHGHPQALRDAVERTSQSVLALPLKRVDGPPIPSATLLRKSVYRWSGAVHEVPWPIVGAPIEPPAMVSQVFVRKHRTSRDVASQERNLAIAASAVARGDVSPFPGWPHLAAAVSAATLGHVEDAEGWLEAAGRLSDQWDARARVFAKVASDFARAEIANRR
- a CDS encoding phage major capsid protein, with the protein product MASPKWNQLHARQQSLLGRIAAFQAYKRSHGECDEKALRQHQQEATRISNEMDAESRAWEKAHPNPRRSVTRNRTVPAAASAPAPAPSAPAPVRRMTRPEFLDRASGILTEDTSRLSYGTARDLALMDIEKRDLSPAAADRLDALVRNRDQLLDGKLAARWILITGSPGYFQAWRSLMTDVVPAFGPPAVAALTDYRDFQASLAHRSRQDAAARFAAGELRAMSETDADGGYAVPYFLDPTIIPTSGLATSQILSLAKVVTTTTNARRGVTAGSTGFTTKAEGAAADEDDPTFAAPGADTIPIWLGSDWLPFSVEFGMDQPDWATHAAAMFADSYAEFVSNRAAVGSGSSDPTGVFTRMAGTTTSPAHVTVTTSGTLGAVDLRAAWSALPERYRVDPSCAWVMSPSVEDRVSALSAPSETAGLGPQDFTVDPNSGQRRLFGRPILSVSDAPALTSTTGNANYCVVGSMKRFVIANRLGGFQVELVPNVPDFSNGGRPSGNRGFLATARIGCDVVNTDAFRLLSNS